One region of Microbacterium sp. M28 genomic DNA includes:
- a CDS encoding GNAT family N-acetyltransferase, whose amino-acid sequence MDIDVARITPEDAGEVLTIQRAAFVSEALIYGTADMPPLTQTLDEVRAELAEAKGWVARVGPRLVGAIRVRETADLLLIGRIAIAPDLQGEGIGRTLLEAAERDSRAPEAELFTGSLSEANLRLYESCGYRVTETVDQGDGTSQVFMRKTLRQATPMRDPDD is encoded by the coding sequence ATGGACATCGACGTGGCACGCATCACGCCCGAAGACGCCGGCGAGGTGCTGACGATCCAGCGCGCCGCATTCGTCTCCGAGGCCCTGATCTACGGTACGGCGGACATGCCGCCGCTGACCCAGACGCTCGATGAGGTGCGCGCCGAACTCGCCGAGGCGAAGGGCTGGGTGGCTCGGGTGGGTCCGCGGCTGGTCGGGGCGATCCGTGTGCGGGAAACGGCGGACCTGCTGCTCATCGGGCGGATCGCGATAGCTCCGGACCTGCAGGGCGAGGGGATCGGACGCACTCTGCTCGAGGCGGCGGAGCGGGATTCGCGGGCGCCGGAGGCCGAGCTCTTCACCGGCAGTCTGAGTGAGGCGAATCTGAGGCTGTACGAGTCCTGCGGGTATCGCGTGACCGAGACGGTGGATCAGGGGGACGGGACCTCGCAGGTCTTCATGCGCAAGACGCTCCGCCAGGCGACGCCGATGCGCGATCCCGATGACTAA
- a CDS encoding HNH endonuclease, whose product MRTLVLNAGYEPLAVVSFKRALVLVMNEKATVIEHVEGDPVWASHGRFDRPVVIILSRYVRVPSSRRVPVTRRGVLRRDAHRCGYCGKAASTIDHILPRSRGGADSWENLVACCLRCNNVKSDRTPQEMGWQLRFTPRPPHNTAWTVRGTERSDPRWEPYLALAA is encoded by the coding sequence ATGCGCACACTGGTCCTGAACGCCGGATACGAGCCACTCGCGGTGGTGTCCTTCAAACGAGCGCTCGTGCTCGTGATGAACGAGAAGGCGACCGTCATCGAACACGTCGAGGGGGACCCCGTCTGGGCGAGCCACGGCCGCTTCGATCGCCCGGTCGTCATCATTCTGAGCCGCTACGTCCGCGTCCCCTCCAGCAGACGGGTGCCGGTGACCCGGCGCGGGGTCCTGCGACGCGATGCGCACCGCTGCGGGTACTGCGGCAAAGCGGCGTCCACGATCGACCACATCCTGCCGCGGTCGCGCGGGGGAGCGGACTCCTGGGAGAACCTGGTCGCCTGCTGCCTGCGCTGCAACAACGTCAAGAGCGACCGCACTCCGCAGGAGATGGGGTGGCAGCTGCGGTTCACGCCGCGCCCGCCGCACAACACCGCTTGGACGGTGCGCGGCACGGAGCGCAGCGATCCGCGGTGGGAGCCGTACCTCGCACTCGCCGCGTGA
- a CDS encoding DapH/DapD/GlmU-related protein translates to MNLTDLLQALDTGQTIVGGSSLHEVMHETSQEALRISAELNGRYHEPARVRELLSELIGSPVDESVTLFPPFSTDFGKNITLGKRIFINSGCRFQDQGGIRIGDDCLIGHNTVLATLNHDLDPAKRADLHPAPIVIGRNVWIGANVTVLPGITIGDNAVVAAASVVTRDVPRDAVVVGSPARVVRTITTGERDLP, encoded by the coding sequence ATGAACCTCACCGACCTGCTCCAGGCGCTCGACACCGGCCAGACGATCGTCGGCGGCTCGAGCCTGCACGAGGTGATGCACGAGACGAGCCAGGAGGCCCTGCGCATCAGCGCCGAACTCAACGGCCGGTACCACGAGCCCGCCCGGGTGCGAGAGCTGCTGTCGGAACTGATCGGATCCCCCGTGGACGAGTCCGTGACGCTCTTTCCCCCGTTCTCCACCGACTTCGGCAAGAACATCACGCTCGGCAAGCGGATCTTCATCAACTCGGGATGCCGATTCCAGGACCAGGGCGGCATTCGCATCGGCGACGACTGCCTGATCGGGCACAACACCGTGCTCGCCACCCTCAATCACGACCTCGACCCGGCCAAGCGGGCGGATCTGCACCCCGCGCCGATCGTGATCGGGCGCAACGTCTGGATCGGCGCGAACGTGACCGTGCTCCCGGGCATCACGATCGGCGACAACGCTGTCGTGGCCGCGGCATCCGTCGTCACCAGGGATGTCCCCCGCGACGCCGTCGTCGTCGGCTCCCCCGCACGCGTCGTCCGAACGATCACGACCGGAGAGCGGGACTTACCTTGA
- a CDS encoding DUF6766 family protein gives MSRVRYLRSTSLSLVFLAIFALALIGQSVTGFLYNNEELTHHGQPTISYGEFITSSEFIVDVAENWQSEFLQFFLFILATIWLIQVGSPESKKAGDEGVGTDEEQLIDQHAEADSPAWAKVRGARLWLYSNSLLLVMGTIFVLSWFAQSLAGHIVANEENAMHGMPPETWLDYVASSEFWNRTLQNWQSEFLAVGAMVAFSIYLRQRGSGESKPVGVPHHVSSVESD, from the coding sequence GTGAGCCGAGTGCGCTATCTCCGCAGCACGAGCCTGAGCCTCGTCTTCCTCGCGATCTTCGCACTCGCGCTGATCGGCCAGTCGGTGACCGGATTCCTCTACAACAACGAGGAGCTCACCCATCACGGACAGCCGACGATCTCGTACGGCGAGTTCATCACTTCCTCCGAGTTCATCGTCGACGTCGCCGAGAACTGGCAATCCGAATTCCTGCAGTTCTTCCTCTTCATCCTCGCCACGATCTGGCTGATCCAGGTGGGGTCGCCTGAGTCGAAGAAGGCCGGCGACGAAGGGGTCGGCACGGACGAGGAGCAGCTGATCGACCAGCACGCGGAGGCGGACTCGCCCGCGTGGGCGAAGGTCCGAGGCGCTCGACTGTGGCTCTACTCGAACTCCCTGCTCCTGGTGATGGGGACCATTTTCGTCCTCTCGTGGTTCGCGCAGTCGCTGGCGGGACACATTGTCGCGAACGAGGAGAACGCGATGCACGGGATGCCGCCGGAGACCTGGCTCGATTACGTGGCATCCTCCGAGTTCTGGAACCGCACTCTGCAGAACTGGCAGTCCGAGTTCCTCGCGGTCGGCGCTATGGTGGCGTTCTCCATCTACCTGCGCCAGCGTGGGTCGGGTGAGTCCAAACCCGTCGGCGTCCCGCATCACGTCAGCAGCGTCGAGTCCGATTAG
- a CDS encoding DUF3027 domain-containing protein, which produces MTSTPEPDARLIDARDLALAALHEITAPSTIGPAAGHAVEEDGSVSLRFENRLGGYPGWFWTVTVAAVDDAEPTVLEVELLPGDGALLAPDWVPWAERLAEYRAHQAELAEQAAAEASDAPLDDDAEEDVDADEDSESDDDFDGDDEDEDDVVSPRLHAGDLDGVDIDELDDSAVAEDSDEEDEDSENEDEDSDDEDSDDEDSDDEDSDDEDSDDEDSHDEE; this is translated from the coding sequence ATGACCTCGACGCCTGAGCCCGATGCGCGTCTGATCGACGCGCGTGATCTCGCGCTCGCCGCGCTGCACGAGATCACCGCCCCGTCGACCATCGGCCCGGCCGCGGGTCACGCGGTCGAGGAGGACGGCTCGGTGTCCCTGCGCTTCGAGAACCGCCTCGGCGGTTACCCCGGCTGGTTCTGGACCGTGACGGTCGCGGCCGTCGACGACGCGGAGCCGACGGTGCTCGAGGTCGAACTGCTTCCCGGGGATGGCGCACTGCTCGCACCGGACTGGGTGCCGTGGGCAGAGCGCCTCGCCGAGTACCGGGCGCATCAGGCCGAGCTCGCCGAGCAGGCCGCCGCGGAGGCATCCGATGCGCCGCTGGACGACGACGCCGAAGAGGACGTCGACGCGGACGAGGATTCGGAGTCCGACGACGACTTCGACGGCGACGATGAGGACGAGGACGACGTCGTGTCGCCCCGGCTGCACGCCGGCGACCTCGACGGCGTCGACATCGACGAACTCGATGACTCCGCTGTCGCGGAGGACTCCGACGAAGAGGACGAGGACTCCGAGAACGAGGACGAGGACTCCGACGACGAGGACTCCGACGACGAGGACTCCGACGACGAGGACTCCGACGACGAGGACTCCGACGACGAGGACTCCCACGACGAGGAGTGA
- a CDS encoding M23 family metallopeptidase, giving the protein MRSIAIFGAVGALVAAVALPAYASTTPTTEAATTLQQIAVDDAQSLVVASEATAAPINRGNYSATTPEEIAQKKAAAAAAARAEAAAKAAASSRNTGGGYSTAGVALVAPGSGEVRNPVGGSYYVSRTLGGSHNGADMVGDSGTPIYAAAAGKIRISSDSYFGYGVGVVIDHVLGGQQVSTLYGHMIYGSRQVQVGQTVQAGQLIGFMGNTGQSRGEHLHFEVRIGGSLVEPIGWLNANGAPA; this is encoded by the coding sequence ATGCGCTCGATCGCCATCTTCGGCGCCGTCGGCGCCCTGGTCGCAGCTGTCGCGCTGCCGGCGTACGCGTCGACGACGCCCACGACCGAAGCCGCGACCACCCTTCAGCAGATCGCGGTGGACGACGCGCAGTCGCTCGTCGTCGCATCCGAGGCCACGGCGGCCCCGATAAACCGCGGTAACTACTCGGCCACAACGCCCGAGGAGATCGCGCAGAAGAAGGCCGCAGCGGCCGCAGCAGCCCGCGCCGAGGCCGCCGCGAAGGCGGCAGCGTCGTCCCGCAACACCGGCGGCGGATACAGCACCGCCGGAGTGGCCCTGGTCGCGCCGGGGTCCGGCGAGGTCCGCAACCCGGTCGGCGGCAGCTATTACGTCAGCCGCACACTGGGCGGCAGCCACAACGGCGCCGACATGGTCGGCGACAGCGGAACGCCGATCTACGCGGCCGCAGCCGGGAAGATCCGCATCTCGAGCGACAGCTACTTCGGCTACGGCGTCGGCGTCGTGATCGATCACGTGCTCGGCGGCCAGCAGGTCTCCACGCTGTACGGCCACATGATCTACGGATCGCGCCAGGTGCAGGTGGGCCAGACGGTCCAGGCCGGCCAGCTGATCGGGTTCATGGGCAACACCGGTCAGTCCCGCGGCGAGCACCTGCACTTCGAGGTGCGCATCGGCGGCAGCCTGGTCGAGCCGATCGGATGGCTGAACGCGAACGGCGCTCCGGCCTGA
- a CDS encoding NUDIX domain-containing protein: MHTTRPGIDVPDRRGRTGLDQQGRELDRNPDVVIRDVELVSDGWHVLRRTTMDYRRRDGSWSTLQRETYDRGDGATILLHDDARSTVLLTRQFRFPAYVNEHADGMLVETAAGLLDDDDPVTAIRREVAEELGVDVGPVRHVFTAYMSPGSVTEKVHFYAGAYTPGDRTGDGGGVVAEGEDIEVVELHLDDALTMIRDGRIVDGKTIMLLQWWALERG; encoded by the coding sequence ATGCACACGACTCGCCCCGGTATCGACGTCCCCGACCGCCGAGGGCGCACCGGCCTCGACCAGCAAGGACGGGAGCTCGACCGCAACCCGGACGTCGTGATCCGCGATGTCGAGCTCGTCTCCGACGGATGGCATGTCCTCCGCCGCACCACGATGGATTACCGGCGACGAGACGGAAGCTGGTCGACGCTTCAGCGCGAGACCTACGATCGGGGCGACGGCGCGACGATCCTGCTCCACGACGACGCCCGTTCCACGGTTCTGCTGACCCGGCAGTTCCGGTTCCCCGCCTACGTCAACGAGCATGCGGACGGCATGCTCGTCGAGACCGCCGCCGGATTGCTGGATGACGACGATCCCGTGACTGCGATCCGACGCGAGGTCGCCGAGGAGCTCGGCGTCGACGTCGGACCGGTGCGGCACGTGTTCACGGCCTACATGAGTCCCGGTTCGGTCACCGAGAAGGTGCACTTCTACGCGGGCGCGTACACGCCCGGCGACCGGACCGGCGACGGGGGCGGCGTCGTCGCGGAAGGCGAGGACATCGAGGTCGTCGAGCTGCACCTCGATGACGCGCTCACGATGATCCGTGACGGACGCATCGTCGACGGCAAGACCATCATGCTGCTGCAGTGGTGGGCGCTCGAACGCGGCTAG
- a CDS encoding helicase-associated domain-containing protein produces MSTHARPLAVWLAAASDADLERLFAGRGVRPDAAWNDFFDAAEALLDPASVERAVSTLPRQDAAALARVVAGEDAGESRGRLLALALIDADGLPYPPVTESVAGRAPIASTGGNDPVASSDDATARAAEQAFATVARFADLLLAAREGPLALLATGVLAAGEKKRLAELGIDADDADELRAIAAAAALVRTQDRRVLPTADAEHWLQLPFADRWTRLAAAFRAALPIGIRSGDGWLAPGDWSSAYPWDPAWPAHAQHLHRRARLLGLIADDDTEPTWSARLRQGQDADAEPLARFVPVEVDRVFLQNDLTAIAPGPLLPALDVRLRGLVERDSAQSSSYRFTAESLTRGLVEGETEASIVEFLTALSLTGLPQPLAYLVSQTAQRHGLVRVWASEHGTTVTSADAHLIETMGVDRSLRPLALTPEDGMLTSRVRADTVYWALVDARYPATLVDQDGTPVSTRRAPAAVGDPAPSGPGFATLIARLREHQGPDADAAWLDRELEAAVRQRAVVVVEVGMPDGSSRELTLEASGLGGGRLRGRDRAADVERTLPVSSIRSARIVDATG; encoded by the coding sequence ATGAGCACTCATGCCCGCCCTCTCGCCGTGTGGCTGGCCGCCGCCTCGGACGCGGATCTGGAGCGGCTGTTCGCCGGCCGCGGCGTGCGCCCGGACGCCGCCTGGAACGACTTCTTCGACGCGGCCGAGGCCCTGCTCGATCCGGCATCCGTCGAGCGAGCGGTCTCGACGCTCCCCCGCCAGGACGCCGCGGCACTCGCACGCGTCGTCGCCGGCGAGGATGCCGGCGAGAGTCGCGGCCGTCTCCTCGCGCTCGCTCTGATCGACGCGGACGGTCTGCCCTACCCACCGGTCACCGAGTCGGTCGCCGGCCGTGCCCCGATCGCGTCGACGGGCGGGAATGATCCGGTCGCCTCATCGGATGACGCGACGGCCCGGGCGGCCGAACAGGCTTTCGCGACGGTCGCGCGCTTCGCCGATCTGCTCCTGGCCGCGCGGGAAGGGCCATTGGCCCTGCTCGCGACCGGGGTGCTCGCCGCCGGAGAGAAGAAGCGGCTCGCCGAGCTCGGGATCGATGCAGACGACGCCGACGAACTGCGTGCGATCGCCGCCGCCGCGGCGCTCGTGCGCACCCAGGATCGACGCGTCCTCCCCACCGCCGACGCAGAGCACTGGCTCCAGCTCCCGTTCGCCGATCGGTGGACCCGACTGGCCGCCGCCTTCCGTGCGGCGCTGCCCATCGGCATCCGTTCGGGAGACGGATGGCTCGCACCTGGGGACTGGAGCAGCGCCTATCCATGGGATCCGGCCTGGCCGGCCCACGCTCAGCACCTGCATCGTCGTGCTCGTCTGCTCGGTCTGATCGCGGACGACGACACCGAGCCGACCTGGTCCGCCCGCCTGCGGCAGGGGCAGGACGCCGATGCCGAGCCGCTCGCGCGGTTCGTCCCCGTCGAAGTCGACAGGGTGTTCCTGCAGAACGATCTCACCGCGATCGCCCCCGGCCCGCTCCTGCCTGCGCTCGACGTCCGCCTGCGCGGCCTGGTGGAGCGGGACTCCGCGCAGTCCTCGTCGTACCGCTTCACGGCCGAATCCCTCACGCGCGGACTCGTCGAGGGCGAGACCGAGGCCTCGATCGTCGAGTTCCTCACGGCGCTGTCGCTGACCGGGCTGCCGCAACCGCTGGCCTACCTCGTGTCCCAGACCGCGCAGCGGCACGGTCTGGTCAGGGTCTGGGCATCCGAGCACGGTACGACCGTGACGAGCGCAGACGCCCACCTCATCGAGACCATGGGCGTCGACCGCAGCCTCCGGCCGCTCGCGCTCACACCGGAGGACGGCATGCTGACCTCACGGGTGCGCGCCGACACGGTCTACTGGGCGCTCGTCGACGCCCGCTATCCCGCGACCCTCGTCGACCAGGACGGCACCCCGGTCTCGACGCGACGCGCCCCCGCGGCCGTCGGCGATCCCGCACCGAGCGGCCCTGGCTTCGCGACTCTGATCGCGCGCTTGCGCGAGCATCAGGGGCCGGATGCCGACGCGGCCTGGCTCGACCGCGAGCTCGAAGCCGCCGTCCGTCAACGCGCGGTGGTGGTCGTCGAGGTCGGAATGCCGGACGGCTCGTCACGCGAGTTGACCCTGGAGGCCAGCGGGCTCGGCGGCGGACGGCTGCGCGGTCGCGACCGCGCCGCCGACGTCGAGCGCACACTCCCGGTGTCCAGCATCCGATCCGCGCGGATCGTGGATGCGACCGGATAG
- a CDS encoding DUF2277 domain-containing protein, with product MCRNIIPLNNLEPPATDEECHDAALQFVRKISGTNAPSRANQDVFDRAVQEIARSARLLLDGLVTTAPPKNREEQKQKRQARSAERYEAIRVFQQAKRASRTDDGPVEKRIEGAASTGRHA from the coding sequence ATGTGCCGCAACATCATCCCCCTGAACAACCTGGAACCGCCGGCGACCGACGAAGAATGCCACGACGCCGCCCTGCAGTTCGTGCGCAAGATCTCCGGTACGAATGCGCCGTCACGGGCGAACCAGGACGTGTTCGATCGTGCGGTTCAGGAGATCGCGCGATCGGCACGGCTGCTCCTGGACGGCCTCGTGACCACGGCCCCACCGAAGAATCGGGAGGAGCAGAAGCAGAAGCGGCAGGCACGCTCGGCCGAGAGGTACGAGGCGATCCGCGTCTTCCAGCAGGCCAAGCGCGCTTCACGGACCGACGACGGACCGGTCGAGAAGCGGATCGAAGGCGCTGCGTCGACGGGACGTCACGCCTGA
- a CDS encoding metal-dependent transcriptional regulator, translated as MTDLIDTTEMYLRTILELEEENIVPLRARISERLGHSGPTVSQTVGRMERDGLVVVSEDRTLELTDAGRRKAVDVMRKHRLAERLLSDVIGLDWAYVHDEACRWEHVMSEQVERRLVELLGHPTESPYGNPIPGLDQLGDVPARTFDEGVIGLVQKLNAAEESTDGTVRRLAEPAQVDPELLQQLREAGVVPGAHGTYRYNEGYVLIQMDGNEEGLELPVELASHIFLVRDEA; from the coding sequence ATGACCGACCTTATCGACACCACGGAGATGTACCTCCGCACCATCCTCGAGCTCGAGGAGGAGAACATCGTGCCGTTGCGCGCTCGCATCTCCGAGCGCCTGGGCCACTCCGGTCCCACGGTGTCGCAGACGGTCGGCCGCATGGAGCGCGATGGGCTCGTCGTCGTGTCGGAGGACCGCACGCTCGAGCTGACGGATGCCGGTCGTCGCAAGGCCGTCGACGTGATGCGCAAGCATCGGCTCGCCGAGCGCCTCCTGTCCGACGTGATCGGCCTCGACTGGGCGTACGTGCACGACGAGGCGTGCCGGTGGGAGCACGTCATGAGTGAGCAGGTCGAGCGCCGGCTGGTCGAGTTGCTCGGGCACCCGACCGAGTCGCCCTACGGCAACCCGATCCCCGGGCTCGACCAGCTCGGCGACGTCCCCGCGCGCACGTTCGACGAGGGCGTGATCGGACTCGTGCAGAAGCTGAATGCCGCGGAGGAATCGACCGACGGCACGGTTCGCCGTCTCGCCGAGCCCGCGCAGGTCGACCCCGAGCTGCTCCAGCAGCTGCGTGAAGCCGGTGTCGTCCCCGGTGCGCACGGCACCTACCGGTACAACGAGGGCTACGTGCTGATCCAGATGGACGGCAATGAAGAGGGACTCGAACTGCCGGTCGAGCTCGCGTCGCACATCTTCCTGGTGCGTGACGAGGCCTGA
- a CDS encoding cold-shock protein has translation MPTGKVRFYDDEKGFGFIASDDGQDVFLHASALPAGTAVKTGSRVEFGVADGKRGLQALSVRVLEAPTSLAKAKRKPADDMAIIVEDLVKLLDSIGGDLRRGRYPSSSHGRKIAAVLRKVADDLDA, from the coding sequence ATGCCCACCGGCAAGGTCAGGTTCTACGACGACGAGAAGGGGTTCGGCTTCATCGCCAGCGATGACGGCCAGGACGTCTTCCTGCACGCCTCCGCCCTGCCAGCGGGCACCGCCGTGAAGACCGGAAGTCGCGTCGAGTTCGGCGTGGCCGACGGCAAACGAGGACTGCAGGCGCTCTCGGTGCGCGTGCTGGAGGCGCCGACGAGCCTCGCCAAGGCGAAGCGGAAGCCGGCCGACGACATGGCGATCATCGTCGAAGACCTCGTGAAGCTTCTCGACAGCATCGGCGGCGACCTCCGTCGCGGCCGCTATCCCTCTTCGAGCCACGGTCGCAAGATCGCGGCAGTGCTGCGCAAGGTGGCTGATGACCTCGACGCCTGA
- a CDS encoding multidrug ABC transporter ATPase, with protein MSTQNSGSDVPVRAVDRILAFTALALAALSVICFFAIIIGTAVGMHHEDFATGLWPFVAGVPQWGLPIAFVLIITLLIMSFVRKGRAHKRS; from the coding sequence ATGAGCACGCAGAACTCCGGATCGGACGTCCCGGTCCGCGCGGTGGATCGGATCCTCGCCTTCACCGCGCTCGCGCTGGCCGCGCTCTCCGTCATCTGCTTCTTCGCGATCATCATCGGCACCGCGGTCGGGATGCATCACGAGGACTTCGCGACGGGCCTGTGGCCCTTCGTCGCCGGTGTTCCGCAATGGGGTCTGCCGATCGCGTTCGTGCTCATCATCACGCTGCTCATCATGAGCTTCGTCCGCAAGGGTCGCGCACACAAGCGCTCCTGA
- the serC gene encoding phosphoserine transaminase, producing the protein MAIEIPRDLLPVDGRFGCGPSKVRPAQLEALVASGSSILGTSHRQAPVKNLVGGVREQLAELFRLPDGYEIILGNGGSTAFWDAAAFGLIQNRSQNLVFGEFGGKFAKAAAAPWLEAPDVRNAEPGSRTSTEVVDGVDVYAWPHNETSTGVSAPVERVAADGALTVIDATSAAGGIDFDVAQADVYYFAPQKNLGSDGGLWFAAVSPAAIERIESIAASDRYIPEFLSLKNAVDNSRLNQTLNTPALTTLHLLHSQLEWINGNGGLAWAGARTAESSQALYDWAEASAVATPYVAEAAHRSPVVATIDFDDSVDAAAVAKTLRANGIVDTEPYRKLGRNQLRVATFVSIEPDDVRQLIRSIDYVLAHSEA; encoded by the coding sequence ATGGCGATCGAGATTCCCCGTGACCTCCTGCCCGTCGACGGCCGCTTCGGCTGCGGTCCGTCCAAGGTGCGCCCCGCGCAGCTGGAGGCGCTCGTCGCATCCGGTTCTTCGATCCTGGGCACCTCGCACCGGCAGGCGCCCGTGAAGAACCTCGTCGGAGGCGTCCGCGAGCAGCTCGCCGAGCTGTTCCGCCTGCCGGACGGCTACGAGATCATCCTCGGCAACGGCGGCTCGACGGCGTTCTGGGACGCTGCGGCGTTCGGACTGATCCAGAACCGCTCCCAGAATCTCGTCTTCGGCGAGTTCGGCGGGAAGTTCGCCAAGGCAGCGGCCGCACCGTGGCTCGAGGCTCCCGATGTCCGCAACGCCGAGCCGGGGTCGCGCACCTCCACCGAGGTCGTCGACGGCGTCGACGTATACGCCTGGCCGCACAACGAGACCTCGACCGGCGTCTCCGCCCCCGTCGAGCGGGTCGCCGCCGATGGCGCCCTCACCGTCATCGATGCCACCAGTGCGGCCGGCGGCATCGACTTCGACGTCGCACAGGCCGACGTGTACTACTTCGCCCCGCAGAAGAACCTCGGATCGGACGGCGGACTGTGGTTCGCCGCGGTCTCCCCCGCCGCGATCGAGCGGATCGAGAGCATCGCGGCATCCGATCGCTACATCCCGGAGTTCCTCAGTCTGAAGAACGCCGTCGACAACTCGCGACTGAATCAGACGCTCAACACCCCGGCGCTGACGACACTGCACCTGCTGCACAGCCAGCTGGAGTGGATCAACGGCAACGGCGGTCTCGCGTGGGCCGGCGCCCGCACGGCGGAGTCCTCCCAGGCGCTGTACGACTGGGCCGAGGCGTCGGCTGTCGCGACGCCGTACGTGGCCGAAGCCGCCCACCGCTCCCCCGTGGTCGCCACGATCGACTTCGATGACAGCGTCGACGCGGCCGCCGTCGCGAAGACGCTGCGGGCGAACGGCATCGTCGACACCGAGCCGTACCGCAAGCTCGGCCGCAACCAGCTGCGCGTCGCGACGTTCGTCTCGATCGAGCCCGACGACGTCCGTCAGCTCATCCGCTCGATCGACTACGTGCTCGCGCACTCCGAGGCGTAG
- a CDS encoding DNA repair helicase XPB, translating into MSDGPLIVQSDRTVLLEVAHPDAESARHELAIFTELERAPEHIHTYRITRLGLWNARAAGHSADDMLETLDRWSRFPVPPSVAVDLKETVGRYGRLTIERDEEGTLILRSIDPAVLTQVANNKRIQPLLVGHPAPDTYVVDAWARGQIKQELLKIGWPAEDLAGYTPGTPHEIDLDEDGWHIRPYQQDAVDAFSKDGSGVVVLPCGAGKTIVGAGAMAATKTTTLILVTNTVSARQWRDELLKRTSLTPEEIGEYSGQAKEVKPVTIATYQILTAKRKGQYAHLALLDALDWGLIIYDEVHLLPAPVFKLTADLQARRRIGLTATLVREDGREGDVFSLIGPKRFDAPWKQIEAQGFISPAACYEVRVDLPPSDRLEYAAATDDDRYRLAASAPAKIDAVRELIAKHPGEQILVIGQYLDQLETLSEALNAPQITGATPVDEREELYRAFREGDISLLVVSKVANFSIDLPEASVAIQVSGSFGSRQEEAQRLGRLLRPKQSGHTASFYTLIARDTVDQDYAQNRQRFLAEQGYSYTILDADELAAA; encoded by the coding sequence ATGTCTGATGGCCCACTGATCGTCCAGAGCGATCGCACCGTCCTGCTCGAGGTCGCGCACCCGGATGCCGAGAGCGCCCGCCACGAGCTGGCCATCTTCACCGAGCTCGAGCGCGCGCCGGAGCACATCCACACCTATCGCATCACCCGGCTCGGCCTGTGGAACGCCCGCGCCGCCGGCCACAGCGCCGATGACATGCTGGAGACGCTCGATCGGTGGTCCCGGTTCCCTGTCCCGCCGTCGGTCGCCGTCGATCTCAAGGAGACGGTAGGCCGATACGGGCGTCTCACGATCGAACGCGACGAGGAGGGGACCCTCATCCTGCGCTCGATCGACCCGGCCGTGCTCACTCAGGTCGCGAACAACAAGCGCATCCAGCCTCTGCTGGTCGGCCACCCGGCCCCTGACACGTACGTCGTCGACGCGTGGGCGCGCGGCCAGATCAAGCAGGAGCTGCTGAAGATCGGCTGGCCGGCGGAGGACCTCGCCGGCTACACCCCAGGGACACCGCACGAGATCGATCTCGACGAGGACGGCTGGCACATCCGCCCGTACCAGCAGGATGCCGTCGACGCGTTCTCGAAGGACGGCTCGGGTGTCGTGGTGCTGCCCTGCGGCGCCGGCAAGACCATCGTGGGCGCTGGCGCCATGGCCGCGACCAAGACCACGACCCTGATCCTCGTGACCAACACCGTCTCGGCCCGGCAGTGGCGCGACGAGCTGCTCAAGCGCACGTCGCTCACGCCGGAGGAGATCGGCGAGTACTCCGGTCAGGCGAAGGAGGTCAAGCCCGTCACGATCGCGACGTACCAGATCCTGACCGCCAAGCGGAAAGGTCAGTACGCGCACCTCGCGCTGCTGGATGCTCTGGACTGGGGCCTCATCATCTACGACGAGGTCCATCTCCTTCCGGCGCCCGTGTTCAAGCTGACGGCAGACCTGCAGGCGCGCCGCCGCATCGGCCTGACCGCGACGCTCGTCCGCGAGGACGGCCGGGAGGGCGATGTGTTCAGCCTGATCGGACCCAAGCGCTTCGACGCACCGTGGAAGCAGATCGAGGCGCAGGGCTTCATCTCGCCCGCCGCCTGCTACGAGGTGCGCGTCGATCTGCCGCCGAGCGACCGGCTCGAATACGCGGCCGCCACCGACGACGACCGCTACCGGCTGGCCGCGTCGGCGCCCGCGAAGATCGATGCGGTGCGGGAGCTGATCGCCAAGCATCCTGGCGAGCAGATCCTCGTCATCGGTCAGTACCTCGACCAGCTCGAGACGCTGTCCGAGGCGCTGAACGCCCCGCAGATCACCGGCGCCACCCCGGTCGACGAGCGCGAGGAGCTCTACCGCGCGTTCCGCGAGGGCGACATCTCTCTCCTCGTGGTCTCCAAGGTGGCCAACTTCTCGATCGACCTGCCGGAGGCATCCGTCGCGATCCAGGTGTCCGGATCGTTCGGCTCGCGACAGGAGGAGGCGCAGCGTCTCGGGCGACTCCTGCGGCCCAAGCAGTCCGGGCACACCGCGAGCTTCTACACACTCATCGCGCGCGACACGGTCGATCAGGACTACGCGCAGAACCGCCAGCGGTTCCTCGCGGAGCAGGGCTACAGCTATACGATCCTCGACGCTGACGAGCTCGCCGCGGCATAG